From a single Stomoxys calcitrans chromosome 4, idStoCalc2.1, whole genome shotgun sequence genomic region:
- the LOC106083223 gene encoding lectin subunit alpha-like, whose product MSKTLLIIRILILHQITWWQLVDGVPVEKWFELQPNHRVFIERDYRYNWFQARNECLLKNMSLITVDTSEKSAALTSLLKRIFDKPHNLWLGGDDLGQENVFVWSSSGKRFEFTNWSHGNPSHNRGQEHCVNLWDATDFEWNDAPCNELKGFICEDNVFMLAARKEVERMKKVLLEIHDECSE is encoded by the exons ATGAGTAAGACATTGCTGATAATACGAATTTTAATACTACATCAAATAACATGGTGGCAGCTTGTTGATGGAGTACCAGTGGAAAAATGGTTTGAACTCCAACCCAATCATAGGGTCTTTATAGAAAGAGATTACAGG TACAATTGGTTCCAAGCCCGCAATGAATGTCTACTGAAAAATATGTCCCTTATAACGGTAGATACCTCGGAGAAAAGTGCTGCTTTAACCTCTCTGCTGAAAaggatttttg aTAAACCCCATAATTTATGGCTGGGTGGCGATGATTTGGGCcaagaaaatgtttttgtttggtCCTCGTCTGGTAAACGTTTTGAGTTCACCAATTGGAGTCATGGAAATCCCAGCCATAATCGTGGTCAAGAGCATTGCGTTAATCTTTGGGATGCCACCGATTTTGAATGGAATGATGCACCCTGTAATGAACTGAAGGGATTTATTTGTGAAGACAATGTTTTTATGTTGGCAGCTCGCAAAGAAGTGGAGAGAATGAAGAAAGTTTTATTGGAGATTCATGATGAATGTAGTGAATAA
- the LOC106083222 gene encoding lectin subunit alpha-like — protein sequence MTVFTNTLVILSVLLTIGHLVQAVAKNKVYELEGVGTIYVETDQKYNWFEAWDECAIQNMSLIAVYSPEKSAALTQILRDNSVKVNLWLGGNDLGEEGRFVWASSGKKFAFSNWSKGNPDNHNNGDCINIWDVTDFEWNDAACNYTIGFICEEHPLLVAARKDLEVKKNFIEQVLAMH from the exons ATGACAGTCTTTACGAACACCTTGGTAATACTATCAGTTCTACTAACAATTGGTCATTTGGTCCAGGCAGTGGCAAAGAATAAAGTTTATGAGCTAGAAGGGGTGGGAACCATCTATGTGGAAACCGATCAGAAG TACAATTGGTTTGAGGCTTGGGATGAATGTGCCATTCAAAATATGTCTCTGATAGCCGTGTATTCGCCTGAGAAAAGTGCCGCATTGACACAAATTCTAAGAGACAACTCAG tTAAGGTCAATTTATGGCTGGGTGGCAATGATTTAGGCGAAGAGGGTCGATTCGTTTGGGCTTCTAGTGGcaaaaaatttgcctttagCAATTGGAGCAAAGGCAATCCCGATAATCATAATAATGGCGATTGCATCAATATCTGGGATGTCACCGATTTCGAATGGAACGATGCTGCCTGCAACTATACCATCGGCTTTATATGCGAAGAGCATCCGTTATTGGTAGCAGCACGCAAGGATTTGGAGgtgaagaaaaatttcatcgaacagGTGTTGGCAATGCATTGA
- the LOC106083220 gene encoding lectin subunit alpha, whose protein sequence is MEKNLVNISLLIIQILIIDIVYGIPVKKWYDLKNVGNIFIENDQKFNWFQAWNECVSQNMVLITVDTWEKNEDLTQLLRENSLKSNLWIGGHDWGDKGRFVWSSTGKRFTFTNWSKGNPDNVRDVGSCVHYWKSADYEWNDAQFNNTFGFICEENPRLVTARKDLEMKKEFMDRLFEL, encoded by the exons ATGGAGAAGAATCTCGTTAATATTTCATTACTGATCATACAAATATTGATCATAGATATTGTTTATGGTATTCCGGTGAAAAAATGGTAtgatttgaaaaatgttggcaacattttcatagaaaatgatcAAAAG TTCAATTGGTTTCAAGCTTGGAATGAATGTGTCTCCcagaatatggtattaataaCTGTGGATACGTGGGAGAAAAATGAGGACCTAACCCAGCTTTTGAGAGAGAACTCAT taaaatcCAATTTATGGATTGGTGGCCATGACTGGGGTGACAAAGGTCGTTTTGTATGGTCCTCCACCGGCAAACGTTTCACCTTTACCAACTGGAGCAAAGGCAATCCCGATAATGTCCGAGATGTGGGCAGCTGTGTCCATTATTGGAAATCAGCCGACTATGAGTGGAACGATGCCCAATTTAATAATACCTTTGGTTTTATATGCGAAGAGAATCCCCGACTTGTGACAGCTCGCAAAGATCTTGAGATGAAAAAGGAATTTATGGATCGTTTATTTGAGCTATAG